The following nucleotide sequence is from Coffea eugenioides isolate CCC68of chromosome 10, Ceug_1.0, whole genome shotgun sequence.
AATGTAGTACTAGTGATTAATTACCAAAGTCTGTAGAGCATAGAAGATATATAGCTTGGggctgtatatatatatatgaggaaaagaaatgTATCGGATGTTATGTTGATGGGAGTTGCCAGAAAAGGAATTTCAGGGCCTCCTGATCGAGAAGCCGGTTCCgggttaccaaaaaaaaaaaagaagaaggaggagtCTATTACTCTGTTCGTGTAACCTTGCCTGGTCGTCGGATCGATCTGTGCAAGTAATTCTCATTCATTAAACTCCCGATCTACCCTAGCTTAATTAGCTCCTTACGCTACCCTAGCTCTGGATGATTAggtacaaagaaaaaaaaaaaaaaattagtgaagTAACACAATTCAAGGGCATGCCTTTCACGTCTACAAAACCAAACATATCCCATACATACAACTGTGGATTTGGCTCTCAACTCATTGACGAGGGAGATAAATAATGGAACTGGGAGGGGGATTAATGGAAATGATAAATGAACATGGCAGTGCGCACTTGCTTGGTAATAATTGACATATATAGGCCGAAGAATATCAGTGGATGTGTGTTGTTGAGGTGAGTAAAGAAGAAGTAAATATCACTTTATCATCAACTTTCGGTCAAGGAAGGAGGCCGGTTGCGGGTGGTTGTTGGTTGGAGATGGTGCAGGATAGGAGTAGGCAGTAGTACTGGTGGTTGACGAAGCATGCATGGGCTTGGGCTGGAGAGGGTCCTCCTGATCCTGAATCTGACGTGTCGTCCCATAGGCGCCATAGCCGAAGGCTTTGAGCTTGCAGCGTTCGAAATCGGTGTATCTCAGGTGGGGACAACTCTCCATTGGCAACCCAGCGTTAATCCTTCAGGCTGATTCTGATGCTGCTGCAGGTGGGACTCGGAGGAACAGCAGTAATATTGCTGGTCGCTGTTGGCCTGCAGCTCCCTCATCCTGATCATCATCATCTTGACGTTGGATCTGCTGCTGTTGCAGTTGAGGGTTGGACGACATTTTCTATCTCATCAACACCACACGATATCCCATCTTTATCATAAAAATCATCTCCTACTCACTCAATCACCCACTCACTCGGTAGAGAGCTCTTCTTGTAGGAACAACTTCCGTACGTCCAGAAATGGTACGCTTGATGATCCGCGTTAACCGAATTCCAATACATTCATTCTTTCAGCCTTTAACTTGCTAAGCTCCCGCAATTTGTCATCTCTATCTCCTCTCCATATAGGATATAGCCAGGCCAGCCAACAAAATATATATTATGACCACTACACTAcgtcttttttcttcttcaaattgccATTTTAAGTCAACACTTGAACATGCAAAAGTCAATTGCCATTTTAAGTCAACTAGTTAATTCCTTAAAAATGTAGATTCATCCCATTTGTACACGTGTCACGGTTACTACAGTGAATTGAACAGTACTAATGCAGCagaagaaggaggaggagaacGAGTAGTACGTAACACTACTTTTATTACCACTAATTAAATTTCGTCACCTCACGATTAGCAATTCGGGTAGGGACCGTAGCAATTCCACGATGATGCATCAAATCATCCACCAGGTTGGTTGGTTGGTTATCTCGACACGCAACTCATTGTAGCTGCAACtgtcttattcttttttttttttttttttttggtcgctGGGCAACTGTCTTATTCATTCATAACCATTATATTTACTACTGTAACTGTAAGTAATACTAATAGGTATAGGGctcaaataaaaaaatcactccaccatcCCGCCCGGCAATCATATacctatatctatatatatataattataacgCCACTCTCTCAAGTCTCAAGTCTCAAGTCTCAACTCAACTTTTCCAAGAGACCGACCGACTGTTGACGATCATCTCATCTGCATGTGGATTTGTTCCTTATGTCAGGCAAAACGGTTTTATTTCTtcaaacatttcattcattttcccaCTATTAACCTAATAAGTCGTACCTAGAAATAAATTCAATCAAGGAATCGCCCTTGCAACTAGTGCCTTCGCagcaatatataatatataatatagtGATCAATTTTTCAGCAAAATGTACTTGCTAATCAGCACTACTTAATTAGAACCGATCAGTAgcttattattattagtataaGAAAGAATTTTGGGAAACGATAAAGATTGAAAGAAAAATCCGGCCagcaaaattcttttttttttttccttttgaagtGATCCAATTGTATTTTCTCAGTTAGAATTCTAAGTGCTGTTTTACAAACTAAACAGGGGAAAAATGCTGTGGCACTTTAATTTGTGGCAAGGGTCGCTATCTTGCCACTAAGTAGGAAAAGGATGGCGTGTTTATGCTATCATTGAAGGTTTCACTCTACCGTCGTCTTGCCCAACTTCTCGTGGGTCTTTTAGTACCCTTTCAAAACACACAGAAAGGAGTTGTCGTCGCAGGGAAAATATTGGCTAGGCGGCCAAGGTAGGATCTAAAGACGCGGATGAAACGACATGATTGATGATGAATGGAATACTGACCGGTGTAAATTTTCTGGTACTTTAAAGGTGGGGAAAGGACTTTTTGGTTGGACCGCTGGCTTTagtgggaaaaaaagaaaggctaAGTTACGAGTCAGCATCTCTTGTTGTCTTCTTCTCGACTATCTCACCTTCTTctggcttcttcttcttcttcttcttccttcgcTTGTTCCACCCCTCCCCTCCTACTTCGTTCTCCTGTGTAACTACACTACTGTTTTCTACTCATTCTTGTCACCTACTTTCATTATATGTTCCTTTCTCCACCAATCTTGGAAAATCAAGGTTCTCTTTTCACTTGGCCCTCTGTCAAAAAGACTCTTGGCTTACTGTTTCTGCAGCTCTGCTTTCATGCTTAGTCATAGACATTTCTCCACCAATATCGTTCCGAAAGACCTGCCTTTTACGATTAAGATGCAGCGGACTGAGTGAACTATGGAGTGCTTGACAAATGACAAGATGCTGGGTTGGGGTCTCTTCATCCTGGTTTAGACGTTGCCATTTTCCCTCTTCCATAAGAACCCTTTTCATATTGCAGTTAATTCGTCAGTAAGCCCCTGGAATAACCCGACAAAACACCACCCAACTGTGCTATTCCCCGGCGCACCGAACGAACGATTGTGGGCATTTGTGCCTCTGTGAATGTATGCCAAGTTGACTGCTTCAGGAGCTGCCTGTGTCACCTTTAGATTGTTCTATTCTTTTCCATCTCTCTCTTGTATAAGTAGACACAGAAAGATTGGTCCTTGAATTCTCAGAATTTTTTTTCCGCATTCTTTGCCGTTAATTTCTGCCCTTTCTTGCCCTCACAAAAAGGGTAAGCAATATGTTTGCTCGCTTGAGGATTCATAGCTGTGGAtcgttttcacttttatctttGTTCAGTTTATGCTCTTTCTACTACCCGTCCCTAGTCTTTTCCAGCTCGTAATAATATTTTTGTCCCGCTGTAGGAGGCATTAATCTCAAACTTTCTGTTGCGATTAAGCCCTGAAGTTTGGGAGCATTTCAAAACATTGCgcattaaagaaaaaaaaaagaagaaacataaAATGAAAGGGGCTGTTTTTGTTGCTCTGTCTGCCACAGTTGGCAACTTTTTGCAGGGTTGGGACAATGCTACTATCGCAGGTAACTTGTTCTTGTGCTCTAGTTTAAAATTATAAACTTTTAAATTCTGAAATATTATCAATCAGTGTCTGTTGGAAGATAAGTTCCAGGTGCCGTTCTTATTTTCCAAAATGAATTTATTAGTGTGTTTCTACTGTCTTTTCTGTCTTCAAACGTGGTGGATATTATCTAGGTAGCTCTATTGAGGTTTTATATCATGCTGTTCATGTGTATGAACCAGTTAAGTTTTTAtagtttttattttgattttgctACTTTTTCATGCATATTGGTAGGTGCTGTTGTTTACATGAAAAAAGAGCTTGATTTGGAGGCTACTGTGGAAGGGCTAGTTGTGGCCATGTCACTCATTGGTGCTACCCTCATCACAACTTGCTCCGGCTCCATATCAGATTGGATTGGACGACGCCCGATGCTCATTCTCTCATCTTCCTTTTACTTTTTCAGTGGCTTGGTCATGCTATGGTCGCCAAATGTTTATGTCCTACTTCTGGCAAGGCTACTTGATGGATTTGGAATTGGGTTGGCAGTCACTTTAACACCACTCTACATATCTGAGACTGCTCCATCAGAGATAAGGGGATCACTTAATACTTTACCGCAATTCGCTGGTTCTGCTGGAATGTTTTTGGCCTACTGTATGATATTTGGGATGTCCCTGATGACCTCACCAAACTGGCGGTTAATGCTAGGAGTCCTTTCTATTCCTTCACTAATTTATTTTGCATTAACAGTATTCTATTTACCTGAATCTCCTCGATGGCTTGTGAGCAAAGGAAGGATGCTTGAGGCCAAACGAGTTTTGCAGAGACTTCGTGGCAAGGAAGATGTTTCAGGTgcatctttattttattttatttttgttttccccATTCTACAACATAAGTTTATGCATAGGTATTTATGCTAATCTGATTTCAAAATTCAGCCTTGCTGTAGATGAATGGAGTTTACCATGTTCCTACATGAACTAGCTTGTGCAACTAAGTCGATGATTTGTTGTTCATTACAAGTTTGACCTTTCTCCCTCTCTTTATAACCCCACCCCCTCCCCCAGGGGGTGGGGTGTGATGTACTTGATGGGTTGCAGATAGAGCACAGAACTTTTGCTCTTATTCCAATCTCATACATATATTCAGAAAACAAAACGAGAAACTTTTGCATGTAATACTTGTATTAATGCTTCTTTTGTTTGCAGGGGAGATGGCTTTGCTTGTTGAAGGTTTGGCAGTTGATGGTGAAACATCTTTAGAAGAGTACATGATTGGTCCAGCTGATGAAGTTACTGATGATCAGGTTCCAGCTGCTGGAAAAGAACAGATCAAATTGTATGGATCTGAAGCAGGCATGTCTTGGGTTGCCAAACCAGTCACCGGTCAGAGTACTCTTGGCCTTGTTTCCCGCCAAGGAAGCATGGTTAACCAAAGCATTCCTTTTATGGATCCTCTTGTGACCCTTTTTGGCAGTGTCCATGAGAAGGTCCCTGAGATGGGTAGTATGCGTAGCATGCTGTTTCCAAACTTTGGAAGTATGATCAGTACAACAGAGCCACAGGCCAAAAATGAAGAATGGGATGAGGAGAGCCTTCAGAGGGATGGGGAAGGTTATGCATCAGATGCTGCTAGTGCAGACTCTGATGGTAATTTGCAGAGTCCATTAATCTCACGCCAAACCACGAGCCTAGAGAAGgacatggttgctcctccttctCATGGAAGCATCCTGAGTATGAGACGTCATAGTAGCCTCATGAAAGACAATGCTGGAGAACCTGTTGGTAGCATGGGCATTGGTGGTGGTTGGCAATTAGCGTGGAAATGGTCGGAGAGAGAGGGTGGAGATGGAAGAAAAGAAGGTGGCTTCAAAAGGATCTTTATGCATGAAGAGGCAGGCCCAGGGTCCTTGCGTGGGTCTGTTGTTTCATTCCCTGGTGGTGATGTTCCTGAAGATGCTGAGTTTGTCCAGGCCGCGGCTCTGGTAAGCCAACCTGCTCTTTATTCCATGGAGCTTATAAATCAGCATCCAGTTGGACCAGCAATGCTTCATCCATCAGAAACTGCTACAAAAGGTCCAGGTTGGGCTGCAGTTCTTGAACCAGGAGTTAAACGTGCGTTACTTGTTGGTATgggaattcaaattttgcagcAGGTAAGCAATATGTTGGCCTAAGTTGTTCTCTTCAACTTTTGTGCTTGTTTTCCAAAATGCGAAATTGACAAAAGCCTATATCCAAGTCAATCTGTTATTGTTTTTATCTCATCGTTGTAAAATGGATTTGACAGTTCTCAATTTGTGAGCTATATACTAGTTATCGCCTGTCTGAAGTATCATCATGTCAccagagatttttttttcctgtatttagaattttaaaaaattttgttcttttttggtCTCCAAGGAGATTctgttgtattttttttaatcttgttTGGTATGGGTTTCTGCTGGACTTTGAATTCTCTTGGAAGAGGTGTGTTGATTGTTTGTTGCCATAAAAGCAGCAAGAGATCTAGCTTTGTACTTAGCCCTCAGGATTGGCAATCTGCTTGGCTTGGGTAACAACTGAAAATTGGTATGCGATAATTGGGCTTCTGGAGTCGTGACAAAGTCACTTTAACAAAATTTAGCACCCAATACGTGTCTTGTATTTTCCTCCGTTCTGTTTTAGCATCAACTCTAATGCTGCAACTATTGAAAATCATGGTAGTTTTGGCATCAACTTCTTT
It contains:
- the LOC113749029 gene encoding monosaccharide-sensing protein 2-like, whose amino-acid sequence is MKGAVFVALSATVGNFLQGWDNATIAGAVVYMKKELDLEATVEGLVVAMSLIGATLITTCSGSISDWIGRRPMLILSSSFYFFSGLVMLWSPNVYVLLLARLLDGFGIGLAVTLTPLYISETAPSEIRGSLNTLPQFAGSAGMFLAYCMIFGMSLMTSPNWRLMLGVLSIPSLIYFALTVFYLPESPRWLVSKGRMLEAKRVLQRLRGKEDVSGEMALLVEGLAVDGETSLEEYMIGPADEVTDDQVPAAGKEQIKLYGSEAGMSWVAKPVTGQSTLGLVSRQGSMVNQSIPFMDPLVTLFGSVHEKVPEMGSMRSMLFPNFGSMISTTEPQAKNEEWDEESLQRDGEGYASDAASADSDGNLQSPLISRQTTSLEKDMVAPPSHGSILSMRRHSSLMKDNAGEPVGSMGIGGGWQLAWKWSEREGGDGRKEGGFKRIFMHEEAGPGSLRGSVVSFPGGDVPEDAEFVQAAALVSQPALYSMELINQHPVGPAMLHPSETATKGPGWAAVLEPGVKRALLVGMGIQILQQFAGINGVMYYTPQILEQAGVEVLLSNLGIGSDSASFIISALTNFLMLPSIGVAMWFMDLSGRRALLLSTIPVLTVSLVILVVANVVDLGTIAHAVMSTLCVVLYFCCFVMGYGPVPNILCAEIFPTRVRGLCIAICSLVYWICDVIVTYTLPVLLSSIGLAGVFGIYAVVCVISWVFVFLRVPETKGMPLEVITEFFAVGAKKPAAT